CGGGGACGCCCTCATCCACTTCACGGGCTCGAACGTCCTCCACATGGGAGACGACTACTTCTCCGGCCTCTTCCCCTTCGTCGACATCGACAGCGGCGGGAGTGTGGAAGGACTCCTGAAGGCGGTCTCGCAGGTGCTGGACAACGTACCGGCCGACATCCACATCATTCCCGGACACGGTCCGCTCTCCACCGTGGACGACCTGCGGACGTACCACCGCATGATCACCGAGACGATCGCGATGGTCCGCGGCAAGATCGACGCGGGGATGAGCAGCGAAGAGATCCAGAGCGAGGGCGTCGCCGAGGAGTGGGCGGACTGGAGTTGGCAGTTCATCTCGACGGAACGCTGGCTCGACACCGTGTACCGGAGCCTCTCCGGCGCGGCGGGCGCCGAGAATGTCGAGCACGGTCACGCCCACGGCCACCACTAGGCGAGCGACCCTCAGGTGAGCCAGATGAGCGACGACGGAAACCGCCCCGCCGCCGACCGCGGCTGGATCGCGGACGGCTACAACGCGGGATACGCAGAGGGGCTGGTCGAACGGACGCTGCGCGACCAGGGCGTGATTCCACCGCCGCTTGCGGGTTGGGATCCATCGGCCGGAGTGGTCGTCGAAGCGCCTCGCCCACCCGCACCCACGCCCGCCGAGGCGGTCGTCAAAGCGCTTCCCACGCTCGCACCCACGCCTGCCGAGGCGGAGGTCGTGGCCACGGAGGACCTTCGGCTCGCCGCTATCGCCGGCGCGCTCGTCGAGGACTACCGCGCCTACGGCCACCTGGGGGCGCGCATCGATCCGCTCGGCTCCGAGCCTCCCAGGCACCCGGTGCTTGAACCGGAGTATCACGGCATCCGCCGCGAAGAACTCGCGCGCGTGCCCGCTTCCGCCGTCTGGCTCAAGCACCTCGGCGACAACGCGGCCGAAGTCGTGGACCGCCTCGAGGAAATCTACTGCGGCCCGATCGGCTACGAACTCGACCAGATGGAGAACCCGGCCCAGCGAGACTGGCTCGTGGACTACATCGAATCGCACCGCCACCGGCTCCTCATGAGCCGGGTGCGGGCGAAGGCGTGCCTCGAGTGGCTGACCCGCGTGGAGGGGCTCGAGACCTTCCTGCACCGCACCTACCTCGGGAAGAAGCGGTTCTCCGTCGAGGGACTCGACATGCTCGTGCCCATGATGCGGGGGATCATCGGAAGCGCGGGGCGGCGCGGGGCGCGGCAGGTGTTCGTGGGAATGGCGCACCGCGGGCGGCTGAACGTGCTGGCCCACGTCATGGGGCTGTCCTACGAGTCGATCGTGGCCGAATTCGAGGAACAGGCCGCGCGCGGCATCATGACCGCGCTCCCGGAGCACGGATCCGGCGACGTCAAGTACCACGTCGGAGGCCGGTCGCAGGTCGCGGAGGACGACGTCCAACTGGACGTGCGGCTCGCCCCCAACCCGAGCCACCTCGAGCACGTGAACCCCGTCGTCCTCGGCATGGCCCGGGCCGCGCGCTTCAGCGGCGAAGCCTTCGACTCATCCGCCATCCTCCCCATCCTCATCCACGGCGACGCCTCCTTCGCAGGGCAGGGCGTCGTGGCGGAGACGCTGAACCTGTGCCGGCTGCACGCTTACGAGACAGGCGGCACGATTCACATCATCACGAACAACCAGTTGGGCTTCACCACCCTGCCCGGCGACAGCCGCTCGACCCGGTACGCGAGCGACCTCGCGCTGGGCTTCCGGCTCCCCGTCGTGCACGTGAACGCGGACGACCCCGAGGCGTGCATGGCCGCGGTGCGCCTCGCCGTCGACTACCGGTTCGAGTTCGGGGAGGACCTGGTCATCGACCTCGTGGGCTACCGGCGCTACGGGCACAACGAAGGGGACGAACCCTCGTACACGCAGCCCATGATGTACGAGCGGATCGACTCGCACCCGCGGGTCCGCGCACAGTTCGCGGAAGTCGTTATCGAGCGGGGGCTTCTCTCCCGTGAAGAGACCGACGCCATGGTCGCGGACGTGGATGCGGAACTCGAGGCGGCCAGGGGAGCGATCGCCGCGCACAAGGAAGCGGACGCGCAGACGGGAGCGGCCCCGGACCCGAAGCGTCTGCTGGACCCGGCGGAGCCGGCGCGGCCGACCGGCATTCCGGAGGCGCGGCTGCGGGACCTCAACGAGGCGATTCACCGCTGGCCGGACGACTTCAAGCCCTTCCACAAGCTCGGGCGACAGCTCGAACGGCGTCGCGCCGCGCTGGACGAGGGGATCGACTGGGGGCACGCCGAGTCGCTCGCGCTGGCGGGCCTGCTCACGGAGGGCGTCCCGGTGCGCCTCACCGGCGAGGACACCGAGCGCGGCACGTTCAGCCACCGCCACCTCGTGCTGCACGACGCGGAGGACGGACGTCCCCACACACCCATGGCCCACCTGGAGGACGGACAGGCGGCGTTCCGCATCGCGAACAGCCCCCTGTCCGAGATCGCCACCCTCGGCTTCGAGTACGGCTTCTCGACGATCGCCGCCAACGCCCTCGTCATGTGGGAGGCCCAGTTCGGCGATTTCGCCAACGTGGGACAGGCGATCCTCGACCAGTTCATCGTCTCGGGCCGCACGAAGTGGGGCCTGGAGTCGCGGCTCGTCCTGCTCCTTCCGCATGGCTACGAGGGCCAGGGCCCGGAGCACTCGAGCGCCCGGCTGGAGCGTTTTCTGCAACTCGCCGCCGAAGGCAACATCCGCGTCGTGAACTGCACGACGCCCGCGCAGTACTTCCACGCGCTACGCTGGCAGGCGCTGCGCGCGACGTGCCGCCCCCTGATCGTGATGACGCCGAAGAGCCTGCTACGCCACCCGCGTGCCCGCTCCTCGATCGGCGACCTCACCGGAAGCGCCTTCCGCCCCGTGCTCCCGGACCCCGACTTCCGCGCCGACCCGTCCCGCGTGAGCCGGGTCATCGTGTGCAGCGGAAAGGTCTACTTCGACCTGCTGGCGAAAGCTCCCCCCGCGCACGACATCCCGATCCTGCGCGTCGAACAGCCCTACCCGTTCCCGGCGGAGGAACTGGCTGCGGCCCTGGCCCCCTATCCCCGCGAGGCGGAGATCTGCTGGGTACAGGAAGAACCGGAAAACATGGGCGGCTGGACGTTCATGCGGCCGCACCTGCGAGAACTCATCGGCCGCGAGCCCGTCTACATCGGTCGCCCCGAGCGCGCGAGTCCCGCGGAGGGCTACTTCGGCAAACACGTTCGCCGCCAGCGCCGCCTGCTCCGCGCCGCCCTGAGCCTGGACTGACAGCGACTCCGTTTCCGGTCGTTCGGCTTGAGGCCCTCGACGTTTGATCGCACCTTGATCGACAGACGGAGGTTCGTGTGGATCGCGGCTTCGGCCAGTGGGTCGCTTGCCGCACGGAACCTTCAACGGGAGCCGTCGGACGATGGGGCTGGACGTGATGATCGGACTCGTCACCATAATGGTGGCAATCATCGGTGTGGGCGTGACGCTGGGCCGCCTTGCGCGCAAGCACGGCGAGAAACTCGAGGGGCTGCGCGGGGAGCTCAAGGGCGACATCAAAGATCTGCGCGGGGAACTTCAGAGCAGCATCAAGGGCCTGCGCGAGGAGGTTCGGGGTGACATCGGCGGTGTACGCGACGAGCTTCGGGGCGAGATCAAGGGCGTGCGAACCGAACTTGGCGGCCGAATCGATGCGGTCGCCGCGGAACTGACCAGGACGCGCATGGCGGTTGCCAGGATCGAAGGCAGCGTGTTGGGCGTCCCGCTGCCGGACACCGGCACGGATCCGGGCTAGTCGTCCTCCGCCTGCTCGTTTCCGGAGGCCGATGCACTCAGGACGTTGGGGTCAGCGGATGCGGGTCTGGATCGTCCGCTTCATGTCCGAGAGTTCGGAGACCACCTTCTGGTGGAGGACGCCGAGGGCTTGGCTGTTGCCGTCTTCCTCGGAATCCGAAAGCTCCTCGAGGCGCGTCTTCGCGCCGTCGTACTTGCGCTCCAGCCGGTCGATCATGGCCATGATCTGGACCTTCCGGCCGGCGCGGGCCTCGCGGAGCTTCACCCTCAGCTCCTCGGCCCCCTCGCGGTACTTCTCGACCGTCGCGGTCGTTCGCTGCAGCAACTGCTCGTAGTTGTCGGAAAGCTCCATCCAAACCGCCTCGGTCAAGAACTTCGCGGCACGAGGCCGCGCCACATCGGCAGGGTCCGCACCGTCACGTCATACAGCCAGCGTTTGAAAATAGAGGCCGGAGGCCGCCCGGGGCACCCCTTCGTCCGTCGGCACCAAACCGGCGGCCGCCTACGGGCCGCGGCCCGGACTCCCCAGCGCGATCGTCTCGCGCATCGGGACCTTCGGGAAGGTCGTCGAATAGGCGCCGTACGCGAGGGCGAACAGGCCGATGAAACCGATCGAAATCATCGCCTCCGGCACGCCGAGCGGCAGTCCCTCCCCGTGCCAGATCGACGGCGCCACCATGTTCCAGCGCTCGACCCAGAACCCGATCAGGATCAGCAACCCCACGAACGCCAGCCAGCGCGAACTCATCTTCGGGCTCCGCCCCAGGAGGAAG
The Candidatus Palauibacter australiensis genome window above contains:
- a CDS encoding MBL fold metallo-hydrolase, which encodes GDALIHFTGSNVLHMGDDYFSGLFPFVDIDSGGSVEGLLKAVSQVLDNVPADIHIIPGHGPLSTVDDLRTYHRMITETIAMVRGKIDAGMSSEEIQSEGVAEEWADWSWQFISTERWLDTVYRSLSGAAGAENVEHGHAHGHH
- a CDS encoding 2-oxoglutarate dehydrogenase E1 component: MSDDGNRPAADRGWIADGYNAGYAEGLVERTLRDQGVIPPPLAGWDPSAGVVVEAPRPPAPTPAEAVVKALPTLAPTPAEAEVVATEDLRLAAIAGALVEDYRAYGHLGARIDPLGSEPPRHPVLEPEYHGIRREELARVPASAVWLKHLGDNAAEVVDRLEEIYCGPIGYELDQMENPAQRDWLVDYIESHRHRLLMSRVRAKACLEWLTRVEGLETFLHRTYLGKKRFSVEGLDMLVPMMRGIIGSAGRRGARQVFVGMAHRGRLNVLAHVMGLSYESIVAEFEEQAARGIMTALPEHGSGDVKYHVGGRSQVAEDDVQLDVRLAPNPSHLEHVNPVVLGMARAARFSGEAFDSSAILPILIHGDASFAGQGVVAETLNLCRLHAYETGGTIHIITNNQLGFTTLPGDSRSTRYASDLALGFRLPVVHVNADDPEACMAAVRLAVDYRFEFGEDLVIDLVGYRRYGHNEGDEPSYTQPMMYERIDSHPRVRAQFAEVVIERGLLSREETDAMVADVDAELEAARGAIAAHKEADAQTGAAPDPKRLLDPAEPARPTGIPEARLRDLNEAIHRWPDDFKPFHKLGRQLERRRAALDEGIDWGHAESLALAGLLTEGVPVRLTGEDTERGTFSHRHLVLHDAEDGRPHTPMAHLEDGQAAFRIANSPLSEIATLGFEYGFSTIAANALVMWEAQFGDFANVGQAILDQFIVSGRTKWGLESRLVLLLPHGYEGQGPEHSSARLERFLQLAAEGNIRVVNCTTPAQYFHALRWQALRATCRPLIVMTPKSLLRHPRARSSIGDLTGSAFRPVLPDPDFRADPSRVSRVIVCSGKVYFDLLAKAPPAHDIPILRVEQPYPFPAEELAAALAPYPREAEICWVQEEPENMGGWTFMRPHLRELIGREPVYIGRPERASPAEGYFGKHVRRQRRLLRAALSLD